TATCCACCAGACTGTGTACCGGGAAGGACTTTCACATCTATAAGTACACTTGTATCTTCCTTTCGCGCTTTCTCCAGAACGTCTCTCAACTCTGCCTCAGTTCGCGCGGTAAAGGCTTTTGCACCTAGGCTCCTGGCAATTCCTGCAAAGTCTATCTGCATGTAGTCTCCATCGAGTCTCCCTGTCTCAGGCGAGCGGAATCTCAGCTCATTTCCAAAGCCCGTTGCACTGCCATGGGATTTCTGGAGATTGTTAATACTCTGGAACCCACCATTATCGAGCACTATGACGTTTATTTTCATTCCCTCCTGTATGCTTGTAACGAGTTCGGAGTGTAACATTAGGAAACTTCCATCACTCAACAGAGCATAAGCCTCTTTGTCGGGTTCAGCCATTTTCACGCCGAAAGTGCCTGAGACCTCATAACCCATACAGGAAAAGCCGTATTCCATATGGTAGGTCTTTATGCCTTTACATCTCCAGAGCCTATGCAAGTCACCGGGAAGGCTCCCAGCGGCTGCTACAAAGATGTCATTTGCCGTGGCAAATTCGTTGATGATCCCCAGTGCTGTGGTTTGAGGGAGGCCTTCTTCAGATTTAAGAGTGTACAGCCTGTCTACTTCACGATCCCACTCTTCCTTGAGAGACCTCAGGTATCCCTCTGGATAGTCGGTTCTATATCCAATACCTTTCAGCTTCTCCATGAGAGCCTCAAGACCGAGTCGAGCATCAGCATTGAGATGTTCAGCGTCCATTTTCAAGCCATCGAAGGCATTGACATTTATGCTCAGAATTTCCACATTCGGATTCTGGAAAGCCGTCTTGGAAGCCGTCGGGAAATCCATCAATCTTGTACCAACTGCGATGATCAGATCAGCTTCTTTAGCGAGTTTATTCGCCGCAAGAGTTCCAGTGGTACCTACTCCTCCCATATTGAGGGGATGGTCCCATAACATAGCTCCCTTACCAGCTTGAGTGAAGGAGACTGGAATATTGAAAGCTTCTGCGAATTCACGCAGTGTATTCGTTGCCAGAGAGTAGTGTACCCCACCACCCGCGATTATCAGCGGTCTCTTCTTACGTTTGAGCAGTTCTACCGCTCTGACAAGGGCGCTCTCTGAAGGGGGCCTCCTGTCGATGTGGTGCACTCTCTTTTTAAAGAATTCCACTGGATAGTCATATGCTTCACCCTGCACATCCTGTGGAAGGGCAAGCGTAACCGCACCAGTCTCCGCGGGGTCTGTCAGGACTCTCATGGCATTCAATGCCGCTGACATGAGCTGTTCTGGCCTTTCTATCCTATCCCAGTATTTACTCACAGCTTTGAAGGCATCATTTGCCGTGATCTTTGGATTGTAAGGCATCTCTATCTGTTGAAGAACCGGGTCGGGTTGCCTGTCCGCAAAAATATCACCGGGTAGTAATAATACGGGGATTCTGTTGACTGTCGCTGTGGCTGCACCAGTAACCATGTTCAATGCTCCGGGGCCAATAGAGCTCGTACAGGCAAAGATTTCCAGCCGGTTCTTCTGCTTAGCATATGCCGTGGCCGCGTGGACAATACCCTGCTCGTTATGTCCTTGATAAAACTTGAGTGAAAGGTCCTTCATATTTTCAAGGCCTTCACCAATACCGAGAAGGTTCCCATGACCAAAGATGCCATATACCCCTTTAACGAATTTGTACTCCTGACCATCGATTTCAACATACTGGGCATCGAGAAATTTGAGCAACGCCTGAGCCGTGGTTAGGCGTATGGTCTTCAAATCACTCACCTCCGTGGGGCCAGATGGGGGCGTCTTTTTCAGATACCCATAAATGTTCCGGTTCGAATGTGGGAACGGTGTATGGGTTACCGTCAAGGTGCCGTATGGCCCATATGTAATACATAGCGTATCCTGGTGCGCTTACTTGCGGATGGGAGCGGTCGTCGAGAATCTTTAATGTGTCACCATGTTTGATTTTGTACACGTCTTCACCGAGCATTCCGAAACCGAAGCCCTGTTCAGGTAAAAATCGATAATGATATATTTCAGGTTGAGGATGGTGATGAGGTGGATAGCTCGACCATTTTCCCGGGAAATTGACGACTTCTCCGAGTACCAGCTTCGCATTCGGGGCGTTTGATATATCGAAGATGGTACGAACTATCCTCGTAGATGTCTCTCGCATCGTACCTTTGCCTCTGTGTTCAGACCTCGTGTCGTCACCCTGATAAAACCGAGGTTCAAAAGTTAAGTTATTTGTGGTCGCAAAAATTGCTATTTCAAAATCTGTTTTTGATTCGATGGTTACTTCGATGTTCGCTGGGACATGTAGACAAACGGGCTCTTCATCAAAAAGAGAATTTCTTTTTACCTGCTCCTTTTCTGTTCCCCAGCTAAAGACTACTTCCCCTTTCATCAGAAGAAAGGCCCTTTCTTTTCCAGGTGAGCTCCGGTACCTTTCACCGTTGTTTAACAAGAGAATTCCAAAGTCCATCATTGTATCTTTCTCAGTCTCACCTTCACGGGTAATTTCATTGTATCCATGAACGAACTTTTTAGCCCTTAATAAGTACACAACCTATCCCCTCCAGATTTTCCATCTATTTTCTTGAAAGGACCCTTTTAACGCTATCGGCAATATCCTGTGCCGTCATATTGAAACGCTTCTTTAAATAATCAACGCTTCCGACTTCACCAAAGAGATCTTTAACTCCCACCCTTTCCATGGGTACGGGATGGGTTTCAGCTATCACTTCAGCAACGGCGGAACCAAGGCCGTTATAAATATTGTGATTCTCTGCAGTCACGATTGCTCCGGTTTCCGCGGCGCATTTTTCAATAAGTTCTCTGTCCAAGGGTTTAATAGTAAAGATGTTGACCACTCTCGCACTTATTCCTTCGCGCTCAAGCAGATCAGCGGCATCAAGAGCCTCCGCGACCATAATTCCAGTAGCCACAATGGTGACATCTTTTCCGTCCCTGAGGGTAAGTCCTTTCCCGATTTCAAACCTGGAACCTTCTTCAAAAATCCTTGTCGTGGACTTCCTCGAAACCCGGACATAAATGGGCCCATAAGTGTAAGTAATATCTTTGAGAAGGCCTTTCATCATGACAGTGTCGACTGGTTCGATAATCGTGACCGTTGGAATGCCTCGCATAAAGCCGACATCTTCCAGTGGCATATGAGTACCGCCATTGTATGCCGCGGTTATACCCGGATCTGTGGCTATCATCTTCACATTCAGCCTGTTGTAAGCTATGGATATGTAGACCTGATCAAGCGCTCTTCTTGTGCTGAAGCAGGCGAAGGTATGGGTAAATGGAATCTTACCGGTCGCTGAAAGTCCCGCAGCGATGCCCATCATGTTGGCTTCCTGTACCCCAACGTTAAAAGCCCTATCCGGGTACTTTTCCATGAATCTATACGTCGCGTTCGAATGCATCAGGTCGGCATCGAGTACGATTATATTCGGGTCTTCCTTTGCAAGTTCTATGAGTTGATCGATATAGACATCCCTCATCATCACAGGATCGGGTTTTCTTTCTTTCACCAGTTTGATCATCTCAGATCCCTTTCTTTCTCTTCCAGCTCTTTCTGGAGCACGGCGATTGCTTCATCGACCTGCTCCTTTGTGAACTTCATATGGTGATTCAACTCTATTCCTTCAGCAAAGGTACAGCCCTTCCCTTTGATCGTATGCAACACTATCACAGAGCTCTTTCCTTTCGTCTCTTTAGCTTTCTGTATTGCTTCATATATTTCTGCGATGTTGTGTCCATCGACTTCTTGTGCATGCCACCCGAACATTTCCCATTTCGCCCTCAGATCTCCCAGAGAATTGATCTTATCGATATATCCATCGAGCTGTTGTTTGTTGTAGTCTATGAAGACTATGAGGTTATCTAATTTAGTGTTACCAGCGTATAGGGCACCTTCCCAGACCTGCCCTTCCTGACATTCACCGTCTCCAAGGAGGACATAAACATAGTTATCTCTGTTGTTCAGTTTATGGCCGAGAGCGATTCCAATCCCCATCGATATACCCTGTCCGAGGGAACCAGTGGACATATCAATACCAGGGGTATGATTCCTATCAGCGTGACTTGGCAAATCAGTTCCCCCTTGATTCAATGTCTTCAACCACTCCATGGGGAAAAAACCTTTCAAAGCGAGCGTAGCGTACAAGGAAGGACCGGCATGGCCCTTTGACATCACGAACCAGTCACGTCCTTCCCATTTTGGGTTGTTGGGATCGTATTTCATAACTTTTCCATAAAGCACCGCAAGCAGCTCGACTATTGACATTGCTCCACCAATATGCCCAAACCCGAGATAACCGAGTTCTCTGAGTGTTTCAATACGTATCTTTGTAGCGAATATTTCGAGTTCCTTCATTTCTTTTTCCTTTAGCATTTAACCTCTGTCACCTCACTTAATTCTGGGAAGCGTTGAAGCCCCGAGTGGGAACACGGCATATTTCGCATCCGCTCCTTTTTCACTGAAAGCAGCTTCTATAGCTTCAACTGGATCGCTGAAGCATTCGATACCCACGAGCTTTTCCCCTGCGAATTCTTCGTTTGTTACCAGAAAGATTTCAGATGTTTTCAGGACAACCTTTGATATGGCCGCTGCTTTGTGACCTCCAAGAACAAAATTTCTTTTCAGGTCTTCGACCAGCTCTGCGGGCCTTTTCCCGGAAGTCATCCACTTTCTGAAGGTTTCGCTGCCGAATTTTTCTGGGCATCTAGCAAGGAGGATCATTCTGCCTCCAGGTTTCAAAACGCCTGCACAATTATCTATCGCCTTCTGGGCCTGATACAGGTTTATATCTTTTGGATGTCCCCCGGCACTAACAATGGCGATGTCCAGAGCTTCCTCAACAGCAACAGTACCGGTTTTTTCAAGGCGTTCTGACAGCACTCTGTGGGCTTTGATCCAGTCACCCGCAACAGCATCGATCACCCTGTGGTGCTCGTCTACGACCACATTCAGGATAAAATCGATACCAACAAAACTTACCCCTTCCTCTATATCCATCCTTACGGGGTTATCGTAGATATGAGCCGCCTCGGCTCCGTTTTCCATCATATGGCTATGGTTCTGTCTTATGGTTCTGGCTGAAGCAACCCCGGGAAGGATGGCCTTAGCACCACCTGAAAAACCTGCGAAGTAGTGGAACTCTACATTACCAAGGCAGATCCTGAAGTCTGCTTCAGCAACCGGGCGAAAGATCTCCACTTCTGTTCCTCGACCTGTAGTTCCAACGTGAACGGTGTCGTCCACATCATGGTTTAGAACACGAACCCGTTGGTATACTTCCTTTCCAACTGCTTTCTGAAGTTCTTCCACCGACATCTTACGATGCAGTCCGAGGGCAATCACAATAGTGATATACTCATCGCTGACACCGGCACTGTTCAACCTGTCGAGAATATGGGGCAGAAGAACATCACTGGGGCAGGGTCTGGTCAAATCACTGGTCACTATCACCACTTTTTGCCCTGGCCTCACCAGTTCTTCGAGACGCCTGGTCCCGATGGGATTATCCAGTGCTCTTTCAATAAGTACATCACCTACATCAGTGGTAGATTGCCGGCGAGGATAAAACTCACCAATAAAGCCTTTATCAGGTAAAGTAAGTTTGATGGTAGAATCTCCGTACGGCAATTCAAAAACGTGCATTATTTTTCAACCTTTCTGTACGCTTTTTTCAACGCCTTTATCAGCGGTAGTTCTTTTCCTGACAGGAAACGAACCATTGCTCCTCCAGCTGTACAGATGTAACCGAACTTCTTTTCAGCGTTCTCTACGAGCTTTTGCGCAGCCGAAACACTGTCCCCACCTCCGATAACGCTGTAACCAGGAGCTTCGGCGATGGCATTCCAGATTTCTCTTGTACCTTTTTCAAACAGCGGATTCTCGTAAGCACCTGCTGGACCATTTACGAATATTGTTCCGGCCTTTTGGATTTCCTCTTTATATATTTCAATGGTCTTTTCGCCAATGTCCAGGAAAAGCGCATCGTCAACAGGAAGCTCATCAACAGAGCACTCAACACGTTTCCCGTCTCTCTCATACGCGAAGTCAACGGGGTTGAGGAATCTGTCACCAAAGCGTGAGAGGTAATCTCTTGCCGGTTCAATAAAGACATCGAGAGAGCGATCATAAATGAACTTCTCCTGCTCCTTGCCAACCAATCTTCCCATAGCCATTTGCATCACGATCCCCGTCACACCACAGGTCAGGATTCTGTCAGCGGTACCATTTTCGAGAACCTGTTTCATCATTCCGAAGGCATCTGATATCTTCAAGCCACCAAGGACAAAAACGGCGGGCTTCTCCGGCTTCTCCATTACCTTCGTGAGGGCCGAGAGCTCTTTGAATAAGAGCCTCCCGGCCGCTGTCGGCAGGATTTCTTCAAAGGCTACCATTGAAGGTGAATTTCTGTGTGCGGCGGAGAAAGCATCGTTCACGTAATAATCGGCCAGAGGGGCCAGATTACGGATAATGTACGTGTTGAGCATTTCATGCGCTTCAAGCTTGACAGCGTTTTCAAAGGTAGAGACTTCTTCAGTTAAATACCTGACATTTCCCAGCAGCACCGCTTCGCCTGGCTTCAGGTTCTTCACCATTTCCTGAGCAGCCGGTCCTGCCACGTCATCGATATATCTCACCGGTCTGCCAAGCTTTTCAGAGAGTTTTTCGGCATGCTCAGCCATAGAAATCAAATTGTGATAATCCAGTGTGTCTCCCTGATGTGCAAGTATCGCCAGCTTTGCCCCTTTTTCCATGAGTTCTTTTATTGTGGGTATACTCTGATTTATTCTGTTTTCATTGGCTATTTTTTTCGTTCTGGGATCAAGAGGCGAGTTAATGTCGATTCTCAAGATGACCGTCTTATTGTGGAAATCGAAGTCATCAAGAGTATTTATCGGAATCTCTCGCATTAGCGATAACCCCCTATTTTCAGGTACTTGTTCGTGAGTCCAACAGCTTCCAGTCTGTCGGTCTGCATCTCCATGGCAGCCCGGATACCATCAATGGTTTCAGGAATTACAACGGATTCCTGCGGGATATGGAGGGAATATATCAAATGATCTTCAAAAGGCGTGATCGTCTCTTCCCAAATGGAGATCTCGTACATATCTCCTCGAGGATTTCCAAGATCTCTCGCGTAGCGGAATATGGAGGCATTGCCAAGGAAACCGTCAGCGATTCTTACGAGTCTGATTCTCGGGTGTTCTTTGAATATTGCAATGGCTTCTTCTTTGGTTATTTTTTTCTTCGGTTTAGCAAACACGGTTATGAAATGCCCGTGAGTAACTGGTGTGTGGACCAAAACACCTGTGGCTTTGACATGGGGCATTATCAGCATCAGATCAACAGCCTGATGGTTGGGAACAGGATCTACTTTCAATGCGTTAGTAAGTCCTCTATGGTAATCTCCCGGGTCGGCAACGCGTCTGACGATGTGAATCATCACTGAATCCACACCAACAGCTCTATCGAGACAATCGACTGAGCGAATGAGCCCGGTAGTGTTACAAGAAGTCAACTTGAGGAACTGTTTTCCTATCCCTTTTTCATAATTCGCATATCCATGGAAAAATACATCGGCTACGCTCGTTTTTTCTCCACCCTGGAAAATCGCTTTCTTTCCGTATTTTTCATAAAGAACCTTATTTTTCGCGCCTATCCCTGCATTTGTAGCGTCAAGCACTATATCCACCTTTTTTATCAGATCTTCCAGATTACCAGAGATGGGAATGCCGACTTCCTCAGTCTTTTCACGGTTTTCCTCAACAGCTAAGTAGAAATCGTATGGCA
This genomic interval from Kosmotoga pacifica contains the following:
- a CDS encoding phosphoglycerate kinase, with amino-acid sequence MREIPINTLDDFDFHNKTVILRIDINSPLDPRTKKIANENRINQSIPTIKELMEKGAKLAILAHQGDTLDYHNLISMAEHAEKLSEKLGRPVRYIDDVAGPAAQEMVKNLKPGEAVLLGNVRYLTEEVSTFENAVKLEAHEMLNTYIIRNLAPLADYYVNDAFSAAHRNSPSMVAFEEILPTAAGRLLFKELSALTKVMEKPEKPAVFVLGGLKISDAFGMMKQVLENGTADRILTCGVTGIVMQMAMGRLVGKEQEKFIYDRSLDVFIEPARDYLSRFGDRFLNPVDFAYERDGKRVECSVDELPVDDALFLDIGEKTIEIYKEEIQKAGTIFVNGPAGAYENPLFEKGTREIWNAIAEAPGYSVIGGGDSVSAAQKLVENAEKKFGYICTAGGAMVRFLSGKELPLIKALKKAYRKVEK
- the larA gene encoding nickel-dependent lactate racemase — its product is MHVFELPYGDSTIKLTLPDKGFIGEFYPRRQSTTDVGDVLIERALDNPIGTRRLEELVRPGQKVVIVTSDLTRPCPSDVLLPHILDRLNSAGVSDEYITIVIALGLHRKMSVEELQKAVGKEVYQRVRVLNHDVDDTVHVGTTGRGTEVEIFRPVAEADFRICLGNVEFHYFAGFSGGAKAILPGVASARTIRQNHSHMMENGAEAAHIYDNPVRMDIEEGVSFVGIDFILNVVVDEHHRVIDAVAGDWIKAHRVLSERLEKTGTVAVEEALDIAIVSAGGHPKDINLYQAQKAIDNCAGVLKPGGRMILLARCPEKFGSETFRKWMTSGKRPAELVEDLKRNFVLGGHKAAAISKVVLKTSEIFLVTNEEFAGEKLVGIECFSDPVEAIEAAFSEKGADAKYAVFPLGASTLPRIK
- a CDS encoding transketolase, with product MLKEKEMKELEIFATKIRIETLRELGYLGFGHIGGAMSIVELLAVLYGKVMKYDPNNPKWEGRDWFVMSKGHAGPSLYATLALKGFFPMEWLKTLNQGGTDLPSHADRNHTPGIDMSTGSLGQGISMGIGIALGHKLNNRDNYVYVLLGDGECQEGQVWEGALYAGNTKLDNLIVFIDYNKQQLDGYIDKINSLGDLRAKWEMFGWHAQEVDGHNIAEIYEAIQKAKETKGKSSVIVLHTIKGKGCTFAEGIELNHHMKFTKEQVDEAIAVLQKELEEKERDLR
- a CDS encoding transketolase family protein — its product is MIKLVKERKPDPVMMRDVYIDQLIELAKEDPNIIVLDADLMHSNATYRFMEKYPDRAFNVGVQEANMMGIAAGLSATGKIPFTHTFACFSTRRALDQVYISIAYNRLNVKMIATDPGITAAYNGGTHMPLEDVGFMRGIPTVTIIEPVDTVMMKGLLKDITYTYGPIYVRVSRKSTTRIFEEGSRFEIGKGLTLRDGKDVTIVATGIMVAEALDAADLLEREGISARVVNIFTIKPLDRELIEKCAAETGAIVTAENHNIYNGLGSAVAEVIAETHPVPMERVGVKDLFGEVGSVDYLKKRFNMTAQDIADSVKRVLSRK
- a CDS encoding 5-deoxy-glucuronate isomerase; protein product: MYLLRAKKFVHGYNEITREGETEKDTMMDFGILLLNNGERYRSSPGKERAFLLMKGEVVFSWGTEKEQVKRNSLFDEEPVCLHVPANIEVTIESKTDFEIAIFATTNNLTFEPRFYQGDDTRSEHRGKGTMRETSTRIVRTIFDISNAPNAKLVLGEVVNFPGKWSSYPPHHHPQPEIYHYRFLPEQGFGFGMLGEDVYKIKHGDTLKILDDRSHPQVSAPGYAMYYIWAIRHLDGNPYTVPTFEPEHLWVSEKDAPIWPHGGE
- the iolD gene encoding 3D-(3,5/4)-trihydroxycyclohexane-1,2-dione acylhydrolase (decyclizing), with the translated sequence MKTIRLTTAQALLKFLDAQYVEIDGQEYKFVKGVYGIFGHGNLLGIGEGLENMKDLSLKFYQGHNEQGIVHAATAYAKQKNRLEIFACTSSIGPGALNMVTGAATATVNRIPVLLLPGDIFADRQPDPVLQQIEMPYNPKITANDAFKAVSKYWDRIERPEQLMSAALNAMRVLTDPAETGAVTLALPQDVQGEAYDYPVEFFKKRVHHIDRRPPSESALVRAVELLKRKKRPLIIAGGGVHYSLATNTLREFAEAFNIPVSFTQAGKGAMLWDHPLNMGGVGTTGTLAANKLAKEADLIIAVGTRLMDFPTASKTAFQNPNVEILSINVNAFDGLKMDAEHLNADARLGLEALMEKLKGIGYRTDYPEGYLRSLKEEWDREVDRLYTLKSEEGLPQTTALGIINEFATANDIFVAAAGSLPGDLHRLWRCKGIKTYHMEYGFSCMGYEVSGTFGVKMAEPDKEAYALLSDGSFLMLHSELVTSIQEGMKINVIVLDNGGFQSINNLQKSHGSATGFGNELRFRSPETGRLDGDYMQIDFAGIARSLGAKAFTARTEAELRDVLEKARKEDTSVLIDVKVLPGTQSGGYESWWRVGVAEVSESESVLKAYREDSEYMKKYAREW
- a CDS encoding type II glyceraldehyde-3-phosphate dehydrogenase translates to MVKVGVVGYGVIGQRLADGVALQEDMELVGVADVGPTLAVRALKEKGMPYDFYLAVEENREKTEEVGIPISGNLEDLIKKVDIVLDATNAGIGAKNKVLYEKYGKKAIFQGGEKTSVADVFFHGYANYEKGIGKQFLKLTSCNTTGLIRSVDCLDRAVGVDSVMIHIVRRVADPGDYHRGLTNALKVDPVPNHQAVDLMLIMPHVKATGVLVHTPVTHGHFITVFAKPKKKITKEEAIAIFKEHPRIRLVRIADGFLGNASIFRYARDLGNPRGDMYEISIWEETITPFEDHLIYSLHIPQESVVIPETIDGIRAAMEMQTDRLEAVGLTNKYLKIGGYR